The following nucleotide sequence is from Cytophagia bacterium CHB2.
AAATTCAGGCCGAGCCGTAAATTGCCGACGGGATTGCACAACGCAGCCACGTCGAAACCCAATCCCCAGGCGGAATTGTCGCCCACACTTTTGCGCAGCACTTTGGCATTCACGCCAAAGCTGAAGCGCTCGCTGCGCTTGACGCCGTAGCTCAGGAACAAGGCGTATTCCGCATCGGAAATCGTGCGGAAAATGTAGGGCCGGTTGATGCGTGTAACGCCGCTGTCATCAACATAAACTGCGCCCAGCGGCAGCGCGGGATTTTGCAAACGGGTGACTGGAATGTCATCGACGCCCAGGCGAATCAAGCTGAGGCCCAGGCTGCGGTTGGCGCCAAAGGGAATAGCGAAGCTGCCGTAATCGTACTTGACCGTGCGGTCGAATTGCTCGGTGTGCATGAGCATGATTTGCGGATACTCGAGGTTCACGAGTCCGGCGGGATTCCAGTAGCCGGCGGTGACGTCCGTGGCAAGCGCGGCATACGCGCCGCCCATGCCGAGCGCGCGGCCGCCGACGCCCAGGCTGAGGAATTCGTTGGCATATTTGGCGGTGCGGGTTTCACCGGCAAAGACGGCGCCAGCGAAGAGTAATCCTAAAACAAGTGGAAAATTTTTTTTGGTGGAGATCATGTTAGTCTCGGGAAAGTGAAAACGAAATTCACATCATGATTGCAGCGGGCAGT
It contains:
- a CDS encoding PorV/PorQ family protein, with translation MISTKKNFPLVLGLLFAGAVFAGETRTAKYANEFLSLGVGGRALGMGGAYAALATDVTAGYWNPAGLVNLEYPQIMLMHTEQFDRTVKYDYGSFAIPFGANRSLGLSLIRLGVDDIPVTRLQNPALPLGAVYVDDSGVTRINRPYIFRTISDAEYALFLSYGVKRSERFSFGVNAKVLRKSVGDNSAWGLGFDVAALCNPVGNLRLGLNFQDITTTVLAWNQGTREIIIPTLKAGLAYPVAIPMLNGYMSPALDFDIRFEGRDYAAQLAAGPVSVDTHLGWEYQFQEVFSLRLGSDTGRFAAGAGINLPKIQVDYAFIGHEDLGETHRVSARFTIEAAKYRRGK